In one Silene latifolia isolate original U9 population chromosome 10, ASM4854445v1, whole genome shotgun sequence genomic region, the following are encoded:
- the LOC141608766 gene encoding FBD-associated F-box protein At5g22730-like: protein MQKFSKENLRITKFRLNLPATDLLLPCKVDEWLQIAVRNQIAEIELQGPVNYKLPRFLFRAKSLRSLCWTNLVIPYYEAVDLVSLERLELWRVVIEERMLLHIVSSCPLLKDLSLSNCSGFKNIVIPCRSKLEDLFIEGDLPIDGKVILETSSLRSFEYIPDDDNNPWPIISNRGLLRNLRVITVYSVSITNKALAELLPELDSLEKLEIAYCDMLTSIKISNTQLKQICLEGCYRLLNVVIDAPCLKEFKYEGNIIPSLSITNSSQANCSIHICIRPSYFEVGGFCKLKKLLTGLNRCNVLRITLPINLFKVSQMS from the coding sequence ATGcagaaattttcaaaagaaaacCTGCGTATAACGAAGTTTAGACTTAATCTTCCGGCTACTGATTTACTGTTACCTTGCAAAGTTGATGAGTGGCTTCAGATAGCCGTGCGTAACCAAATTGCGGAAATTGAACTTCAAGGTCCTGTTAACTACAAATTACCCCGTTTTCTGTTTCGTGCCAAGTCGTTAAGAAGTCTTTGTTGGACTAATCTTGTGATACCCTACTATGAAGCTGTGGATCTTGTGTCTCTCGAGCGATTGGAATTATGGCGAGTCGTCATAGAGGAGCGTATGCTACTTCATATTGTTAGTTCATGTCCGTTACTGAAAGACTTGAGTCTCTCAAATTGCTCTGGCTTCAAAAATATAGTGATTCCATGTCGTAGTAAACTGGAGGATCTCTTTATTGAGGGAGATTTACCTATAGACGGGAAAGTCATTCTCGAGACTTCTAGTCTTAGGTCTTTTGAGTATATTCCTGATGACGATAACAACCCATGGCCGATTATCTCAAATCGTGGTTTATTGAGAAATTTGAGGGTTATAACTGTATATAGTGTTTCTATTACCAATAAGGCTCTTGCTGAACTACTACCTGAACTTGACTCGCTAGAGAAATTGGAGATTGCATATTGTGACATGCTAACGAGTATTAAAATATCGAATacccaactaaaacaaatttgCTTAGAAGGTTGCTACCGTTTGTTAAATGTTGTGATTGATGCTCCATGTTTGAAGGAGTTCAAATATGAGGGCAATATAATCCCGTCATTATCTATCACCAATAGTAGTCAAGCCAATTGTAGCATCCATATCTGTATAAGGCCGAGTTATTTTGAGGTTGGcggattttgcaaattgaagAAGCTCTTGACAGGACTAAACCGCTGCAATGTTTTAAGAATCACGTTGCCCATAAACTTATTTAAGGTATCGCAAATGAGCTAA
- the LOC141608767 gene encoding putative F-box/LRR-repeat protein At3g58920 — MTDCNNSKHGQFNSIDRLSDLPDFIIHQIISYLYTEEAYRTSVLSKRWNQVFTTNPILDFYHYNFPTDMIPRYLEYIDARMQKISRENLRIKTFKLALRRTDLLLGCKVDEWLEIAVRNQVAEIELQDPVNYKLPRFLFCAKSLRDLDIANVKIPYYEALDLVSLESLVLGNVVVEERMLFHIVSSCLLLKKLLLSFCPGFKNLTIPCHSKLEDLYIEGNVPEDGRVILETSSLRSFDYNTNGVNPWPIISNHGLLRNLRHLLVTGLSITGEDLAKLLQEELTSLEKLEFIGCRMLTSIKISHTQLKQICFYECNNLLNIVIDVPNLKKFKFHGKIPRPLSITIHSQANYCNIHVRTKARYLDTGGFFKLKKLLKGLNSCNVLKIMLDDEPFESNEEEEEEEEEEDGNLGPPCDIGELKLNLYSYSELSISSSLSAFLNGLFRTCHPPIISLRVHSSCHKLTLETLLNNLVNMVNCLRNPLKRIEVGETNNHSRYLEVQLRLCW, encoded by the exons ATGACCGATTGCAATAACTCAAAACATGGGCAGTTTAATTCTATAGATAGGCTCTCAGATTTACCAGATTTTATCATACATCAGATAATTTCTTATTTGTATACGGAAGAGGCGTATAGAACTAGCGTCTTGTCGAAAAGATGGAATCAAGTCTTCACTACGAACCCAATTCTAGATTTTTATCATTATAATTTTCCAACGGACATGATTCCAAGATACTTGGAATATATAGATGCTAGAATGCAAAAAATTTCAAGAGAAAATCTGCGTATAAAGACGTTCAAACTTGCACTTCGACGTACTGATTTACTGTTGGGTTGCAAAGTTGACGAATGGCTTGAAATAGCCGTGCGTAACCAAGTTGCGGAAATTGAACTTCAAGATCCTGTTAACTACAAATTACCCCGGTTTCTGTTTTGTGCTAAGTCGTTAAGAGATCTTGATATTGCTAATGTAAAGATACCCTACTATGAAGCTCTGGATCTCGTGTCTCTCGAGTCTTTGGTTTTAGGTAATGTCGTTGTAGAGGAGCGTATGCTATTTCATATTGTTAGTTCCTGTCTGTTATTGAAAAAATTGCTTCTCTCATTTTGCCCTGGCTTCAAAAATTTAACGATTCCATGTCATAGTAAACTGGAGGATCTCTATATTGAGGGAAACGTACCTGAAGACGGGAGAGTCATTCTCGAGACTTCTAGTCTTAGGTCTTTTGATTACAATACCAACGGCGTGAACCCTTGGCCGATTATCTCAAATCATGGTTTATTGAGAAATTTGAGGCATCTGCTTGTAACTGGTCTTTCTATTACAGGCGAGGATCTTGCTAAACTACTACAGGAGGAACTCACCTCGCTAGAGAAATTGGAGTTTATTGGCTGTCGGATGCTGACGAGTATCAAAATATCGCAtactcaactaaaacaaatttgcTTTTATGAATGCAACAATTTGTTAAATATTGTGATTGATGTTCCaaatttgaagaagttcaaatttCATGGCAAAATACCCCGGCCCTTATCTATCACCATTCATAGTCAAGCCAATTATTGTAACATCCATGTCCGTACAAAGGCTCGCTATCTTGATACTGGCGGATTTTTCAAATTGAAGAAGCTCTTGAAAGGACTAAACAGCTGCAATGTTTTGAAAATCATGTTGGACGACGAACCATTTGAG tctaatgaagaagaagaagaagaagaagaagaagaagacggaAATCTTGGACCACCTTGTGATATCGGAGAGCTGAAGTTAAACCTGTACTCATATTCAGAACTTTCAATCAGCTCATCGCTTTCAGCTTTTTTAAATGGTTTATTCAGGACTTGTCACCCTCCTATAATTTCTTTGCGAGTTCATTCTAGTTGTCATAAATTGACACTTGAG aCTTTGTTGAATAACTTGGTTAATATGGTCAACTGTTTGAGAAATCCTTTGAAACGGATTGAAGTTGGAGAGACTAATAATCACTCTCGGTACCTCGAAGTACAGTTGAGACTATGTTGGTGA